From Lolium perenne isolate Kyuss_39 chromosome 5, Kyuss_2.0, whole genome shotgun sequence, a single genomic window includes:
- the LOC127301787 gene encoding 1-aminocyclopropane-1-carboxylate oxidase 1 has translation MASTLSFPIIGMGLLSGEERPVAMDLLHDACENWGFFQVLDHGISTELMDEVETMTKAHYKRVREQRFVEFASKTLQEGGGKAAENLDWESTFFVRHLPEPNIAEIPDLDDDYRRVMKRFAAELEKLAERLLDLLCENLGLEKGYLARAFRGSQGVPTFGTKVSSYPPCPRPDLVKGLRAHTDAGGIILLFQDDRVGGLQLLKDGEWVDVPPTRHSIVVNLGDQLEVITNGRYKSVLHRVVAQTDGNRMSIASFYNPASDAVIFPAPALVAKEVEAGGSGKYPRFVFEDYMKLYVRHKFEDKEPRFEAFKSMESESAKLIAIA, from the exons ATGGCATCGACATTGTCATTCCCGATCATCGGCATGGGACTGCTGAGCGGGGAGGAGCGGCCCGTGGCCATGGACCTGCTGCATGACGCTTGCGAGAATTGGGGATTCTTCCAG GTTTTGGACCACGGCATCTCAACGGAGCTGATGGACGAGGTGGAGACGATGACCAAGGCGCACTACAAGAGGGTGCGCGAGCAGAGGTTCGTCGAGTTCGCGAGCAAGACGCTGCAGGAGGGCGGCGGCAAGGCGGCGGAGAACTTGGACTGGGAGAGCACCTTCTTCGTGCGCCACCTCCCAGAGCCCAACATCGCCGAGATTCCCGACCTCGACGACGACTACCGGCGCGTGATGAAGCGGTTCGCGGCGGAGCTGGAGAAGCTGGCAGAGCGGCTGCTGGACCTGCTCTGCGAGAACCTCGGCCTGGAGAAAGGCTACCTCGCGAGGGCGTTCCGCGGCTCTCAGGGCGTACCCACCTTCGGCACCAAGGTCAGCAGCTACCCGCCGTGCCCGCGCCCCGACCTCGTCAAGGGCCTCCGCGCCCACACCGACGCCGGCGGCATCATCCTGCTCTTCCAGGACGACCGCGTCGGCGGCCTCCAGCTGCTCAAGGACGGCGAGTGGGTCGACGTGCCGCCCACGCGCCACTCCATCGTCGTCAACCTCGGCGACCAGCTCGAGGTGATCACCAACGGCAGGTACAAGAGCGTGCTCCACCGCGTGGTCGCGCAGACCGACGGCAACCGGATGTCCATCGCGTCCTTCTACAACCCGGCCAGCGACGCCGTCATCTTCCCGGCGCCGGCGCTTGTTGCGAAGGAGGTGGAGGCCGGCGGGAGCGGGAAGTACCCGAGGTTCGTATTCGAAGACTACATGAAGCTGTACGTGCGCCACAAGTTCGAGGACAAGGAGCCCAGGTTCGAGGCGTTCAAGTCCATGGAGAGCGAGAGCGCCAAGCTCATCGCTATTGCGTAA